ACACCGGATCGGTGCCCATGACCGTGGAGGCTCTGCTCGAGCCGGGTGAGGTGGTCGACGGCGGCACGGTGACGGTCACCTGGGCGCTCGGCACGCCGGCGGCCGACGAGCTGGGACTCGGTGACCGGATCGCCGTCTCCTTCCCGGTTCCTGCGGAGGTGTCCACCGTGCCCGCAGTCGACGTGGTGGCGAGTGGCGTCGACGGCACGGCATGGTCCACCGGGGGCGGACGACTGACCGTCGACCTCAGCCTGGTCGAGGAGTCCACCTCGGTCGGGGCGACCGTGATGGCGTCGATGGACCTGAGCCCAGGGCTGGCCCCCACCGTGGTGTCCTTCGGTGCCCCGGAGGAGCTGGTGGTCGGCGGCGCCGCGGTCGGCGGCGACCAACGGTGCGCGCCGGAGGTTCCGGTGCCCTCGCTGGTGCGTGTGGCCGTGGTCCCGGCGACCCCGCCCACCACGGACACGACGACGCCCACCACGAGCACCACGACGCCGACCACGCCGACGACCCGACCGTGGTCGGCGGTGACGTCCACGACGCGGCCGAGTGACCCCGCCGCCGGGGGCGATGCCCCGTCGCCACCGCCCCTCGACCCCGTCGACATCCCCGCGCTGCCGCCGCCACCGGACCCGATGGCCGCCAGCCAGGTGGTGACCGGCGGCGTGGGAGGCGCCGCGGCCCGCCTCGACCGCGCCAGCGTGGACCTCACGGCCTCGACCCGGGAGTTGGAGGCGATGGAGCAGCAGGCGGCCGCGCTCGAGCGACGGGAGCGCCACCTCGCGGCCGAGCGCCGCCGGCTGGCCGCCAAGGTCGACCACCACCGAGACGAGGCGGAGCGCCTCGCGGCGGCCGCGTACGTGGCCGCCGTCGACGCGTACGTGAGCCTGGCGGCCACCAGCGACGACGTGATCGTGCTCGGCACCGCGCTCGAGCAGGGCACCTCGACCTACCTGCGGCTGCTCGCGCGCCAGGCCGACGTGGACGCCCAGCTCCGGTCGGTGGCCGCCCGTCGGTCCGACGGGTGGGAGTCGCTCGATCGGGCCGAGGCCCGCACCCGGACCCTGCGATCCCGGGTGGCGGATGGCGAGCAACTGCTCACCGCCTTCGATCTCGGCGCCGACGTCGCGGTGACGGGGTTCCGCTTCCCGGTGGGGGGGCCCACGGACTTCAGCGACACGTGGCACGCACCCCGCTCAGGGGGGCGGCTCCACCAGGGCACGGACCTGTTCGCTGCGGAGGGGACGCCGCTGCGTTCGGTCGAGCGCGGGGTCCTCGCCCGGGTCGGCCACGACACCTTGGGTGGGACCAAGCTCTGGCTCGTCGGTGAGAGCGGGACGCAGTACTACTACGCCCACCTCAGCGGGTTCGCCCCGGGGGTCACCGACGGGTTGGTCGTCGATGCCGGCGCCGTGATCGGGTACGTCGGCCACACCGGCAACGCCCGGACGACGCCACCGCACCTGCACTTCGAGGTCCACCCGGGAGGCGGTCCGGCCATCGACGCGTACCCGATGCTCCGGGCCGCGGGCTCGACGGTGCGCGACCCCGTGGAGGACCCCTCCTCCGACGGGACCGCACCGTCGGCCTCGTCGACCACGACGACCACCGCCACGACCGCGGCGACGTCGTCGACCGCGAGCTCGACCGTCACACCCGGACCGACGGGTCCGGCGAGCGCCCGGCCCGAGGTAGCCGCCGGTTGGGGGGATGCCGGGCAGTTGGTCGAAGGGCTGGCCCGTCCCACCGCCGTCGCATCGGCCCCGGACGGCACGGTCCTGGTCGCCGATCCCGGAGCCGACCTCATCGTCGTGCTCGACGCCGACGGGTCGATCATCCGGTCGTGGGGTGGGGCCGGGAGCACCGACGGCCGTCTCCACGAGCCGCGCGGTCTGGCCGTGGGTCCGGACGGCACCGTCTACGTCGCCGACACAGGCAACGCCCGGATCCAGCGCTTCACCGGCGAGGGCGAGCTGCTCGCGTCGTGGGACGGCGCCGACACCCCGGAGGGGCCGATGGCCCGACCGGTGGCCGTCGCAGTCGACGGCGACCAGGTGTACGTCCTGGACTCGCTGAACAGCGAGGTGCGGGTGTTCGACCCCGACGGCGAGCCCGTGCGGACCTGGGGCGGGTTCGGCGACGATCCCGGACGCTTCGCCGATCCGGTCGGCATCGCCGTCGGGCCCGACGGCGACCTGTACGTGGCCGATCGCTTCAACGGGAGGGTGCAGCGTCTCACTCCGCAGGGCGAGCCGGTGGCGCAATGGAGCGAAGGCCTGCGCCGACCTGCCGCCGTCGCGGTCACCGCCGAGGGCCTGCTGATCGTCGCCGACCGGGCGGAAGGGTCCGTGCTGCAGTACGACGCCGGTGGCCACCTGCGGGCGTCCTGGGGCCGTGCGCAGCTCGAGCGTCCCGAGGCGCTCGTCGTCGATCAGACAGGACGACTCCTCGTCGCCGACTCAGGATCTGGCCGCCTGCTGGCCTTCCGATGGAACGTCGGCTCCCGCGATCGAGACCCTGCGTCCCGGTGACGAGACGCCTTCCTCCCAGTCAGTAGGATGAGTCGTTCCGGGACGGGGGTCTCGGGCGGGAGGAGGCGAAATCCATTGGGCATCTCACGACGCACGTTCCTCGCCGGGAGTGCCGGCGCGGCCGCGCTGGCGGCGCTCGGCGTCTCCGCGTGCGGCTCGTCCGACGAAGGCGGCACCGTCGACCAGTCGACCGCGACGCTGCCCGACCCGAGCGATGCCCCCTTCGACACCGTCGTGGTGCTGATGATGGAGAACCGGTCGTTCGACCACATGGTGGGGTGGCTGCCCGGCGCCGACGGCAAGCAGGCCGGGCTGAGCTACGTCGACCAGAAGGGCGACTCGCACGACACGTACCGACTCGCCCCCGACTGGCAGGGCTGCGACATGCAGGACCCCTTCCACATCTGGCAGGCGATGAAGTCGCACTACAACGACGGCGCCTGCGACGGGTTCCTGAAGACCCAGCCCAACGGCGACCTCTTCCCCATCGGCTACTACGAGGCCGAGGACCTGCCCATCCTCGCCGCCCTGATGCAGGGCTACACCGCCTTCGACAAGTACTTCGCGTCGATGCTGGGCCCCACGTGGCCCAACCGGCTCTACCAGCTCTGCGCCACCACCGACCTGGACGAGACCCTCGACTACCCCGCCCCGGGAGAGCCCCGGCCGGTGAACCTCGACCTCGCCATCTTCGACCGGGTCAAGGACGCCGGGCTGACCGCGGGCTACTACTACTTCGGTGAGCCGATGACGGGTCTGTTCGCCAGTCAGCGCTACGACGACATCTCGCACCGCATCGAGAAGTTCTTCCACGATGCCGAGGCGGGGACGCTGCCCAACGTCGTGTTCGTGGACCCGGACTACACGGCGCACGCAGAGTTCAACGGCACGTCCAACGACTACCACCCCTACGGCAGCGTCCAGGTGGCCGAGGCCTTCGTGGCCAAGGTGCACGATGCCCTCGCCAACAGCCCCCACTGGGACAAGCTCGTGTTCGTCCTCAACTTCGACGAGAGCGGCGGCTTCTACGACCACGTCCCGCCGCCCCGGGTCGAGGACCACACGGTGCTCCCGGGGACGGGCCCCAAGCCCGACCTCAAGCGCCTCGGCTTCCGCGTGCCTGCGGTCGTGATGGGCCCCTTCGCCAAGCAGCGCCTCGACCAGACCGGCCCCTACGAGCACAGCTCGGTGCTGAAGATGATCGAGTGGCGCTGGGACCTCGAGCCCATGACGGTGCGCGATCGCAAGGCCAAGAACCTCGCCGACGCGCTCGACTTCTCCATCAAGCGCGACCCCATCACCCTCCCGGACTTCACCCCCGAGCCCGCCAAGATCTGCCGCAACCCGAACCACGTGGCCTGAGGGCGCCCGGGCCACGCGGCTATCGGGGGAGGAGGACGGGTAGGGGCCGCGCGTGTCGCGTCCGGACCCCTCCGCCGACCTTCTCGCCCTCCATGGGGTGCGCCAGCGCTTCGGGGACCGGGTCGTACTGGACGGGGTCGACCTCGAGGTGCCCGCCGGCCAGGTGATCGGCCTGCTCGGACCCAACGGTGCCGGCAAGACCACGCTCATGCGGGTGCTGTTCGGCGTCCTGCCCCCCGACGAGGGGGCGGTGACGTGGCGGGGTCGGCCCGCCACCGCGGTGGATCGGCAGCGTTGGGGCTACATGCCCCAGGAGCGCGGGATCTATCGCGACATGCGCGTGCTGGACCTCCTGACGTGGATCGCCCGCCTCCACGGGCTGTCGCGCGCCTCGGGCCGGTCCCGGGCAGCAGCCCTCCTCGAGCGGCTCGGGCTCGGCGACCGGGGTCTCGACACCGTCCAGGACCTGTCCGGCGGCATGGCGCAGCGGGTCCAGCTCGCGGCCGCGATGGTCCACGAGCCCGAGGTGCTGGTGTTGGACGAGCCCTTCGCCGGCCTCGACCCGGGCGCCGTCGACTTCCTCTCCGACGTGATCCTCGACCACGTGCGCGCCGGACGGCACCTCCTCTTCTCCAGCCACCAGCTCGATCTGGTCGAGGGGCTGTGCGACGTGATCACCATGATCCACCACGGCCGCACCGTGCTCCACGGACGCGTCACGGACCTGAAGGCAGAGAGCCCGGACCGGTTCCTGCGAGTGGACGTCGCCGTCGAGCCATCATGGGCCGCCGGCACGGGTGCCACGGTCGAGACCACCGATGCATCCGGCTCACGGCTGCGGCTGGCGCCCGGCAGCTCGGCCGTCGAGGTGCTCGACCTGATCCGCCACAAGGCGACGGTGAGCGATTTCGGCGTCGAGTCCCCGACCCTGTCCGAGCTCTTCCTCGACGCGGCGGGCGACGGTGCACTCGACGACGACGCACCCGATGCCGGCGGCGACGACGGGTGGGGGCGGGCGGGCGGTGAGGGGCCCCGGCGACAGCCCGTGGCGGCACGATGAGCCGGCCCCGGGCGACCCTCCTGGTCGCCGGCCGTGAGGTTCGTGAAGCCCTGCGCCGCAAGGGCACCTGGGTCGTGATCGGTGTCTTCTTCTTCGGCTCCTTGGCGGTGATGGTCCTGCCCGCGGTCCTCGCCGGTGACGACCGGACCACCTACGACGTGGTGCTGGTGGGCCCGTCGCCCGGCGTGGAAGGGGCCCTGGAACGTCTCCAGGGTGACCTCGACGCGGACATCGACGTGAGCCACGTACGCACCGTGGGCGCCGCTCGTGATCGCGTGGAAGCCGAGGGCGCCGACGTCGCGGTGGTCCCCGCCAGTGGCGGGGAGACGCCCTCGATCATCGTCCGGTCCGGGGAGAACGACGCACTGGTCGGCGCGGCCCGCCAGGCCCTAGCCGGCGCGGCGCTGGCGAACCGGCTGGGTGAGGCCGGCCTGTCCGACCCGGAGGTGGCCGACGTGCTGCGTGCCCCGGAGGTGCGCGTCGACGACGTCGACCAGGGGTCCGACGCACGGCGGGTCGCCTCGTTCGCCATCTCGCTCGTCCTCTACCTGTTGTTGTTCTCGTTGATGATGCAGGTGGCCAACGGGGTGGCGATCGAGAAGGCGAGCCGTATCAGCGAGGTCCTCCTGGCCATCGTCCGGCCCGGGGCCCTGCTCTACGGCAAGGTGCTCGGGGTGGCCGCGACCGGCGCCATCGGGCTCGTCATCGGATCCATCCCGATCACCGTGAAGCAGGTCACCGGCGGCGACGTCCCTGACGGCCTCGGCGGCGCGCTCCTGGCGGGCGCGGCGTGGTTCGGGCTCGGTTCGATCCTCTACCTGTCGCTGGCCGGCTCGCTGGCCGCGCTCGTCGAGCGGCCAGAGGAGGCGGGGTCGGTCCTCAGCCCGTTGATGGCGGCGTTGATCGGGACCTTCATCGCGGCGCAGAGCGGTGTCGACACGCCGCTCGGCACGGTGCTGGCCTACGTCCCGCTGACCTCGCCGGTGATGGAGCCGGCCCGGATCGCCACGGGGGTCTCGAGCCCGGTCGAGATCGCCGTCTCGCTTCTCCTGCTGGCGGCGTCGGTGGTGGCCGTCGTGCGCTTCGGATCGGTGGTGTTCGGTCGGGCGGTGGTGCGGACCGGGCGCCGACTGAAGCTCCGTGAGGTGCTGGCGGACGGGTGAACCCGAGCGGGCGTCGTCGAACGGTCAGGTGCCGATCGAGACCGACGTGACCGATCCCTGACGTTCGGCCGCCGGTAGTCCGGACCAGTCGGTGGTGTCGCGCGGCCCTGCGGCCGGCGCCACCGTGACCGGGATGCCGGTGAGGTGGGCCATGCCCGACGCCGGGTCGACGCCGTCGACCCCGTCGGCGGCCAGCAGGTTCACGTTCACGCCGCGGGTCTGCGAGGCCACCGACAGGCCGGTGGCGTGTTGGTGTCCCCAGCCATGGGGGAGCGCCACCGTCCCGGGGAGCAGGTCCTCCAGGAGGCGCACCGGGACCCGCACGGTCCCCGTCGCCGAGGTGACGTCGGCGACCGCGCCCTCGTCGAGGTCGAGGCGGGCCGCGTCGTCGGGGTGGACGTACAGGTGGTTCGTGTCGCCGTCGGGGCCGCTGACCATGCCGGGGTGGTTGTGGGTCCACGAGTTGTGGGTCTTGGTGCGTCGCTTGGTGATGAGCTTGAGCGTTCCGTCGGCGGCGCGTACCTGCTCGGCGGCGAAGTCCGCCTCGAGCCGGTCGGCCCGCTCGACCAGGCGCTCGGGCGCGAGGTGCACCCGCTTGTCCCCGGTGACGATGCGCCCGCCGTCGCCGAGGAAGGTCCCGGCCTCGTGGCCGGCGCGGGCGAGGCCGTGGGGATGGGCGAGGAGCTTGGCGAAGCTCGGCTGCCGCGTGAGGCGGAGCAGCCAGGTCAGCAGGGCCTCCTGGGGCACCCGGCGTCCGGCGGTCGGGTCGACCTTGCGGCGCTTGCGGGTGTGCCGGTCGGTGGCCCGCTCCAGCGCCCGCTGGGCCACCTTCGACCCGAAGAGCCCGACCCCGCACGCCTTCGCCAGGTCGAGGTAGATGGTGGCCTCGTCGCGCTGCTCGCCCACCGTGTCCACGAGGGCCTCGGTGGCCTGGAGGTAGGGCCGGGACTGAAGGCCGAGCATCAGGGGGAAGATGAAAGGCAGGTCCGGCCGCTGCATCGGGTCGGTGGCGGGCAGGGTGAAGTGGGCCAGCGAGCCCGTCTCGTTGCGGTAGATGTCGACGGTCACCAGCAGGTCGAGGGACTCGAAGGCCTCGCGCAGCCGGCCGGCGTTGGCCATGGTGATCAACGGGTTCCCACCGGTCACGAACAGGGCCCGGACCTGGCGGTCGCCGGGGGTGAGGATCTCGTCGGCGAGGATCCCGCCCGGGTAGGCGTCGTTGACCTTGCGGAAGCCTCCGATGCGCGACGTGTCGTCCTTCATGAGGGTGCCGGTGCGGAGACCGAACTTGGCGAAGTCCATGACCCCCTTGCCCACCAGCGTGCCGCCGGGGCGGTCGAGGTTGCCCGAGACCGCGTTGATGACCTCCTGGAGCCAGAAGGCCAGCACGCCGTTGGTGCCCATGTTCACGCCGGTCGAGCTGTAGAGCGCGGCGCCGTCGGCCCCGCGGTAGGCGGCCACGAGGTCACGCAGCACTTCGGGTGTGATCCCCGTGACCTCCTCGGTGCGTTCGGGCGACCAGGGCGCCACCAGCTGCTCCACCTCGTCGAAGCCCGTGGTGTGGGCGGCCACCCGCTCGGCGTCCACGCCCCCGGCGGCCAGCAGCTCGTGGAGGAACGAGAGGTAGAAGAACACGTCGGTGTCGGGCCGGATGAAGACGTGGTCGGTCGCCACCCGCGCCGTCTCGGTGCGCCGGGGGTCGACCACGATCACCCGGCCGCCGCGGGCCTCGATCTCGCGGAGGCGCTTGGTGGGGTCGGGCACCTGGAGGAAGCTCCATTTCGACACCACCGGGTTGGCCCCGACGATGATCAGGCACTCGGTGCGGTCGACGTCGGGGAAGGGCTGGGTGAACGGGTAGCCGTACACCTCGCGGGCCGCGGCGAACTTGTTGGCGCAGTCCTGGGTGGCGCTGGCGTACATCGAGGTCGACCCCAGGCCGTCCATGAACCCTTGGGCGAACACCGGGTGGAGCACCCCAAAGCCGGCGGCGGTGCCGACGTACATGGCCACCGAATCGGGGCCGTGCTCGTCGACGATGGCCCGCACCCGCCGGCCGATCTCGGCGTTGGCGTGGTCCCAGCCCACCTGCTGCCACCTGTCGCCGGTGCGCTCCATGGGGTGGGTGAGCCGGTCGGGTGACGTGTACATCTCGTGCTGGCGGATGCCCTTGATGCACGCGAACCCCCCGGTGGCCACGTGCTCGTCGTCCGGGCGGATCTTCGTGATGGCCCCGTCCTCGACGGTGACCTCGAGCCCGCAGAGGGACTCGCAGATTCGACAGAACGTGTGGTGGGTCTCGGCGGCGCCCCCCGGGCCCCCCGTGGCGATGTCGGTCACCCCTGTGCTCCTGCTCGTCGGCTGCGGTCAGGGTAGACAGGGGTGATGGGCGACACGGGATCGAGCGGGGCGGGTGTGTACGTCGGGCCGAAGCGGGCGTTGTCCCGCCGGGCGTCGTTCGGCGTCGTGGCGATCGCCTACCTGCTCGCCCTCGTCGCCGGCGTGGTGTCCGGGGCGGTCGACGACGGCTCGCCCTACCTGGCCGTCGCCGCCGGGATGTTCGCCGGGACCGTGGTGATCTTCGTGTTCAGCCGCGCCGTGAACAACACGTCCATGTTCGACGCCTACTGGAGCCTCGCCCCGCCCGTCGTGGCCGTCTACCTGGTGGTCGTCGCCGAGCCGGACGTGCCCGTGGTTCGCCAGGCGCTCGTGCTGCTGGTCGTGTTCGCGTGGGCCATCCGCCTGACCTCGAACTGGGCCCGCGGCTGGCCGGGCCTCGACCACGAGGACTGGCGCTACACCGCCATGCGCACCAACGGCCACCCGTACTGGGTGCAGAGCTTCTTCGGTTTGCACCTCGTGCCCACGATCGAGGTGTACGTCGGCTGCCTGCCGCTCGTGCCGGCGCTGGCCGTCGGCACCCGGTCGCTCGGCGACGAGCAGTTGCGACGCTTCAACCGAACGAAGTCCCCGGGCGACATCTGCGACGTCGGCCTCTGGTCCTGGTCCCGGCACCCCAACTACTTCGGCGAGCTCTGCTTCTGGTGGTCGCTGTTCCTGTTCGGCCTGGCCGCCGCCCCCGGCTACTGGTGGACCGTGCTCGGGGCGGTGTCGATCACGATCATGTTCGCGGCGGCGTCCATCCCCATGCTCGAGAAGCGCAGCGCCGAGCGCCGGCCGGCCTGGGAGGCCTACCGGCGCCGCACCTCGGTCCTCGTCCCCCGTCCGCCCCGGTCGTCGGCACCCTCCTGAGCGCGGTGCGGTCCGGAAGGGTCAGGCGCGGCCGAGGATGCGGGTGACCTGGACCTCGATGGCCACCCGGTCGTTGCGGGGGCGCGGGGCCTGGTAGCGCTCGCCGTAGCGGCGCTCGGCCTCTGCCACCCGCGCCTCCTCATCGGTGACGACCGCCGTGCCTTCCAGGCTGAGCCAGCGACCGCCGTCGATCTGGGTGACCGCCACCCGCGGCTCGCCGCTGATGTTCCTGGCCTTGCGCGACGAGCGGGCGGTGATGATGCGCACGAGGTGGGCGTCGGCGTCGTAGGTGAAGCCGACGGGTACGACGTGGGGCGAACCGTCGGGGCGCAAGGTGGTGAGGGTGGCCAGGTGGCGTTCGGCCAGGAAGGCCAGCACGTCGGGTCCAGGGGCGTCGGGAGCGATGGCCATCGCCGGCCGAACCTACCGGCGACGGGGCCCGGCTTCCCGATCCGGCACGGTCTCGGCCAAGATCGGGGGATGGACGACGGGCACGGCGCGTCCGACGCGCCCGGCGAGCACCACCACCCCGAGGGCACCGCGCCCTTCCTCCCCGACGCGTGGTGGGGGATGAGCCTCCTGCGTCGCCGCGAGGTCGCCATCGCGATCGTGGTCCTGTTCGTGCTCGTCGCCGGCGTCATCGGCTACCTCGTGCTCGACGACGACGACGGCAGCGGGTCGCAGGACGCGGCGGCCGAGGGCGCAGCGGCGGCGGGTCCGGCGGCGGCCCCCTCCACGAGCGCGGCGCCGGGCGCCACCACGTCGACGACCGTCGCCAACGCCGAGGCGGACAGCTACGTGGCGTCGATGTCGCCGCAGCGGGTGGAATCGTTCAACTCGATCGCGATGTGCGAGTCGAGTGGCGACTGGTCGGCCGATACGGGGAACGGCTTCTACGGGGGGCTCCAGTTCACCCTCGACTCCTGGCAGATGGAGGGGGGCACCGGGAACCCGGCGGACGCCACCCAGAACGAGCAGATCATGCGGGCCAGCATGTTGCAGGCCGACCAGGGCTGGGTCGCCTGGCCCCAGTGCGCCGCGCAGCTCGGCCTGACCTGAGCGCCCGCCTGCGGGCGGCTCCGTAGGATCGGGCCATGCGCGCCGTGCTGTCCATCGAAACCGGAGGGCCCGACACCCTCGCCCTCACCGACGTCCCCTCCCCCGAGGCCGGCCCGGGCGAGGTGGTGGTGGACGTCGAGGCGGTCGCGGTCAACTACCCCGACGTGTTGATCATCGAGGACCTCTACCAGTTCAAGCCGCGCCGGCCCTTCGCACCGGGCGCGGAGGTGGCCGGGACGGTGTCGTCGGTCGGCGACGGCGTGACCACCCCCGCGGTGGGCGACCGTGTCCTCGCGGTCCCCGGCTTCGGCGGCATGGTCGAGCAGCTCGCGGTGAAGGCCGACGCCTGCATCCCCATCCCGGACTCGATGCCCGCGGACGACGCCGCCGCGTTCGTCATGGCCTACGGAACGAGCCACTACGCACTCAAGGACCGCGCCCACGCCCGACCGGGCGAGTCCCTGTTCGTGCTCGGTGCCGCCGGCGGCGTCGGTCTCGCCGCGGTGCAGCTCGGCAAAGCGATGGGGCTCCGGGTGATCGCCGGGTGCAGCTCGCAGGAGAAGGTGGACCTGTGCCTGGCCAACGGTGCCGACGCCGGCATCGTCTATCCACGCCAGCCGCTCGAGCGGGCGCAGCAGAAGGCGCTGGCCGACGAGATCAAGGCCGCCGGCGGTGGGGGCGTCGACATCGTCTACGACGCGGTGGGCGGCGACTACGCCGAGCCCGCGGTGCGCGCCCTCAACTGGGAGGGCCGCTTCCTCGTGGTCGGCTTCCCCGCCGGCATCCCGGCGCTCCCCCTCAACCTCACCCTCCTGAAGTCGTGCCAGATCGTCGGCGTGTTCTGGGGTGCGTTCGTGATGAGCCAGCCCGAGGCCAACGCCGCCAACCTGGCCGAGCTCTTCGCCCTCTACGACGAGGGGAAGATCAAGCCGCACATCTCCGCGAGGTTCCCCCTCGAGCGCGCCGCCG
Above is a window of Acidimicrobiales bacterium DNA encoding:
- a CDS encoding ATP-binding cassette domain-containing protein, with protein sequence MSRPDPSADLLALHGVRQRFGDRVVLDGVDLEVPAGQVIGLLGPNGAGKTTLMRVLFGVLPPDEGAVTWRGRPATAVDRQRWGYMPQERGIYRDMRVLDLLTWIARLHGLSRASGRSRAAALLERLGLGDRGLDTVQDLSGGMAQRVQLAAAMVHEPEVLVLDEPFAGLDPGAVDFLSDVILDHVRAGRHLLFSSHQLDLVEGLCDVITMIHHGRTVLHGRVTDLKAESPDRFLRVDVAVEPSWAAGTGATVETTDASGSRLRLAPGSSAVEVLDLIRHKATVSDFGVESPTLSELFLDAAGDGALDDDAPDAGGDDGWGRAGGEGPRRQPVAAR
- a CDS encoding twin-arginine translocation signal domain-containing protein — translated: MGISRRTFLAGSAGAAALAALGVSACGSSDEGGTVDQSTATLPDPSDAPFDTVVVLMMENRSFDHMVGWLPGADGKQAGLSYVDQKGDSHDTYRLAPDWQGCDMQDPFHIWQAMKSHYNDGACDGFLKTQPNGDLFPIGYYEAEDLPILAALMQGYTAFDKYFASMLGPTWPNRLYQLCATTDLDETLDYPAPGEPRPVNLDLAIFDRVKDAGLTAGYYYFGEPMTGLFASQRYDDISHRIEKFFHDAEAGTLPNVVFVDPDYTAHAEFNGTSNDYHPYGSVQVAEAFVAKVHDALANSPHWDKLVFVLNFDESGGFYDHVPPPRVEDHTVLPGTGPKPDLKRLGFRVPAVVMGPFAKQRLDQTGPYEHSSVLKMIEWRWDLEPMTVRDRKAKNLADALDFSIKRDPITLPDFTPEPAKICRNPNHVA
- a CDS encoding PPOX class F420-dependent oxidoreductase translates to MAIAPDAPGPDVLAFLAERHLATLTTLRPDGSPHVVPVGFTYDADAHLVRIITARSSRKARNISGEPRVAVTQIDGGRWLSLEGTAVVTDEEARVAEAERRYGERYQAPRPRNDRVAIEVQVTRILGRA
- a CDS encoding molybdopterin-dependent oxidoreductase; translation: MTDIATGGPGGAAETHHTFCRICESLCGLEVTVEDGAITKIRPDDEHVATGGFACIKGIRQHEMYTSPDRLTHPMERTGDRWQQVGWDHANAEIGRRVRAIVDEHGPDSVAMYVGTAAGFGVLHPVFAQGFMDGLGSTSMYASATQDCANKFAAAREVYGYPFTQPFPDVDRTECLIIVGANPVVSKWSFLQVPDPTKRLREIEARGGRVIVVDPRRTETARVATDHVFIRPDTDVFFYLSFLHELLAAGGVDAERVAAHTTGFDEVEQLVAPWSPERTEEVTGITPEVLRDLVAAYRGADGAALYSSTGVNMGTNGVLAFWLQEVINAVSGNLDRPGGTLVGKGVMDFAKFGLRTGTLMKDDTSRIGGFRKVNDAYPGGILADEILTPGDRQVRALFVTGGNPLITMANAGRLREAFESLDLLVTVDIYRNETGSLAHFTLPATDPMQRPDLPFIFPLMLGLQSRPYLQATEALVDTVGEQRDEATIYLDLAKACGVGLFGSKVAQRALERATDRHTRKRRKVDPTAGRRVPQEALLTWLLRLTRQPSFAKLLAHPHGLARAGHEAGTFLGDGGRIVTGDKRVHLAPERLVERADRLEADFAAEQVRAADGTLKLITKRRTKTHNSWTHNHPGMVSGPDGDTNHLYVHPDDAARLDLDEGAVADVTSATGTVRVPVRLLEDLLPGTVALPHGWGHQHATGLSVASQTRGVNVNLLAADGVDGVDPASGMAHLTGIPVTVAPAAGPRDTTDWSGLPAAERQGSVTSVSIGT
- a CDS encoding DUF1295 domain-containing protein, with translation MGDTGSSGAGVYVGPKRALSRRASFGVVAIAYLLALVAGVVSGAVDDGSPYLAVAAGMFAGTVVIFVFSRAVNNTSMFDAYWSLAPPVVAVYLVVVAEPDVPVVRQALVLLVVFAWAIRLTSNWARGWPGLDHEDWRYTAMRTNGHPYWVQSFFGLHLVPTIEVYVGCLPLVPALAVGTRSLGDEQLRRFNRTKSPGDICDVGLWSWSRHPNYFGELCFWWSLFLFGLAAAPGYWWTVLGAVSITIMFAAASIPMLEKRSAERRPAWEAYRRRTSVLVPRPPRSSAPS
- a CDS encoding ABC transporter permease — protein: MSRPRATLLVAGREVREALRRKGTWVVIGVFFFGSLAVMVLPAVLAGDDRTTYDVVLVGPSPGVEGALERLQGDLDADIDVSHVRTVGAARDRVEAEGADVAVVPASGGETPSIIVRSGENDALVGAARQALAGAALANRLGEAGLSDPEVADVLRAPEVRVDDVDQGSDARRVASFAISLVLYLLLFSLMMQVANGVAIEKASRISEVLLAIVRPGALLYGKVLGVAATGAIGLVIGSIPITVKQVTGGDVPDGLGGALLAGAAWFGLGSILYLSLAGSLAALVERPEEAGSVLSPLMAALIGTFIAAQSGVDTPLGTVLAYVPLTSPVMEPARIATGVSSPVEIAVSLLLLAASVVAVVRFGSVVFGRAVVRTGRRLKLREVLADG
- a CDS encoding transglycosylase family protein, with the translated sequence MDDGHGASDAPGEHHHPEGTAPFLPDAWWGMSLLRRREVAIAIVVLFVLVAGVIGYLVLDDDDGSGSQDAAAEGAAAAGPAAAPSTSAAPGATTSTTVANAEADSYVASMSPQRVESFNSIAMCESSGDWSADTGNGFYGGLQFTLDSWQMEGGTGNPADATQNEQIMRASMLQADQGWVAWPQCAAQLGLT
- a CDS encoding NADPH:quinone oxidoreductase family protein — encoded protein: MRAVLSIETGGPDTLALTDVPSPEAGPGEVVVDVEAVAVNYPDVLIIEDLYQFKPRRPFAPGAEVAGTVSSVGDGVTTPAVGDRVLAVPGFGGMVEQLAVKADACIPIPDSMPADDAAAFVMAYGTSHYALKDRAHARPGESLFVLGAAGGVGLAAVQLGKAMGLRVIAGCSSQEKVDLCLANGADAGIVYPRQPLERAQQKALADEIKAAGGGGVDIVYDAVGGDYAEPAVRALNWEGRFLVVGFPAGIPALPLNLTLLKSCQIVGVFWGAFVMSQPEANAANLAELFALYDEGKIKPHISARFPLERAADAITELAERRAEGKVVVTVP
- a CDS encoding peptidoglycan DD-metalloendopeptidase family protein, whose translation is MRRDHRAVRSPQAALLGGGLVLVLVAALVLPAGPLARALDTGTPEVAISAASASLVFACDTGSVPMTVEALLEPGEVVDGGTVTVTWALGTPAADELGLGDRIAVSFPVPAEVSTVPAVDVVASGVDGTAWSTGGGRLTVDLSLVEESTSVGATVMASMDLSPGLAPTVVSFGAPEELVVGGAAVGGDQRCAPEVPVPSLVRVAVVPATPPTTDTTTPTTSTTTPTTPTTRPWSAVTSTTRPSDPAAGGDAPSPPPLDPVDIPALPPPPDPMAASQVVTGGVGGAAARLDRASVDLTASTRELEAMEQQAAALERRERHLAAERRRLAAKVDHHRDEAERLAAAAYVAAVDAYVSLAATSDDVIVLGTALEQGTSTYLRLLARQADVDAQLRSVAARRSDGWESLDRAEARTRTLRSRVADGEQLLTAFDLGADVAVTGFRFPVGGPTDFSDTWHAPRSGGRLHQGTDLFAAEGTPLRSVERGVLARVGHDTLGGTKLWLVGESGTQYYYAHLSGFAPGVTDGLVVDAGAVIGYVGHTGNARTTPPHLHFEVHPGGGPAIDAYPMLRAAGSTVRDPVEDPSSDGTAPSASSTTTTTATTAATSSTASSTVTPGPTGPASARPEVAAGWGDAGQLVEGLARPTAVASAPDGTVLVADPGADLIVVLDADGSIIRSWGGAGSTDGRLHEPRGLAVGPDGTVYVADTGNARIQRFTGEGELLASWDGADTPEGPMARPVAVAVDGDQVYVLDSLNSEVRVFDPDGEPVRTWGGFGDDPGRFADPVGIAVGPDGDLYVADRFNGRVQRLTPQGEPVAQWSEGLRRPAAVAVTAEGLLIVADRAEGSVLQYDAGGHLRASWGRAQLERPEALVVDQTGRLLVADSGSGRLLAFRWNVGSRDRDPASR